Within the Poecilia reticulata strain Guanapo linkage group LG13, Guppy_female_1.0+MT, whole genome shotgun sequence genome, the region tACTCAGTTAGTTTCCTTaaatttcaagtgtactaagatatttgctataaaaactagacaaaagtacttggtaagattttgtgtttttggagtgcAGTTGTTTTATCACAATAGTTGTGCTggtttatttcagaaatatgaAACCTTTACAaaccaaagagccatttttgcCCTCAGTCCGTAAATTTATTTAGAACAATTtataattttgatgaaaatctACTGCAGGAAATGCATTGTCATTCTTAGATAagcaattttatttagatttttgggttttaaaatagaaaatttaaaaagaagggAATATTAAAACACTCTGTCATGTCATTGGCATTCTTTTGTGgaaatttaatgcatttattccatgaaaaaaaaaatattgtaaaaccTTGATTTGTTATTatatctatttaaaaatattaatcggtttattatttttacccaTGTTAAAAAGAATGTTTGCAGGATTATTGCTAAATCAGATTGTGAAAACAGCCTCCCTCCCCCCTGCTGTGCAGTTTGTTACAGTAAAATGTCTCCTGATCTGTAGTTACTGTAACCTCCCCTCTGGTGGCGGTGACACCGATATGAGTAACCTGATATGGAATCAAGCACCTCTCCCATATTTACTGTGAAATGCTcatcaatttttcatttctctgccTCTGAAACCattctgcaacatttttaaaacgtgTCCACATCTGAAAACTGAAGCTTCAGTGTAAAAAGTTTGAGTAACTCGACTCGTCTCCCTTTGTGCTCCTCCTTCTCACCCCTGCCTTTAAATAAGCGGATCTTGTGGCTAATCGCTAACAGCCGCGTTGCCACCTTGACGTAACGCCGTCCTCGGGGGATTGAATGTCGAGGTTTTGTCTTACGAAGCTTCGGCGCACGCTCCATCATCTCTGGTCATTTTCTCACCTGGACTCGCTGCAGAAACCTCCAACTTTTAACACAAAACCAGACAAATAAGCAGCTAGAgacacttttattaaaaaaaaccccaacataaaCATCACAGGAGTGAGTGTCCAAGACGTCAAGGTGATTCACTGTAAATTAATACGTAATGTCTCGAAACGCCATCatctctcttcaccacaacaaACTAGCAGTTGTGTTGAATACAGTTAttatctgtgtttatgtttctaCTCTGGAGCTCCGTTTACTGGAAATTCAtccgtttttttatttaaagtgggTTTTGATGATAAAAATCAACATCGGTTTTCAgttgcaaacattaaaaagctaCAATCTTATAAAAGGAACTGATTTTTACAGTGAAAGGCTCTTAAAATGACAGTGCACaaagaaatttgaataaatgtgcTATTTGCATAAACAGCTTCAAcactataaaaacacaacatttcaccaagtattttttttccagattttagcaaatatcttattacactgaaaataagacaaaactaactttcaagtaacttttcagtaagatataggagcttgttttatgtaattaattccttaatattgatcaaTTAAATGCTGCAAATCAATGACTTGATGCAATCTGCTTTGATGGaaacttttaatattattttgaagaaataattgataatttttttaatattttgtacttATGGAAGAATGTTTTTCTGGTACTAGTGGAGCTAGAgcttttttaaatctatattcaagaattattgacttaacaAGCTCCTAAAATGTTAGTTGTATGTTACTTAAAGagtaataagatattttcactaaaaattagaccaaaataattggtaaaaatttgtgtttttcactacaaaaacatttttggtctagtttctagtgcaaataaattattacacttgaaataagactaaactatcttacaagtaatttattagtaagatataggagtttgttctGAATCCATATTTTATTATCgccaaattatttcacttataactagaTATTTTCCACAGTGTTTTAAGTTATATAATCTGCCAGTACGTTTTCCAtcgaaattattgacttaaaacaagctcctgtatgtTGCAGAAAATTCActtgagttagttttgtcctattttaagtgtactgagatatttgcactagaaactagacaaaaaaaaatacttggtaagattttgtgtttttgcagtgacgGACACttttgggaaaaatgtcttgctgtaAAGTGgagctagtactttttaaagcagtattgacttgaaacaagctgctgaagagttacttgttagttttgtcttttttcaggaggatatttgcagaaaaaaactcttggtaaagtttagtttttgcagtgaaactcTTGTTTTCTTCAAGTCCCTTCCCCTCCAGACTCAAGTGTTCCTGTGGGATCCGGCCGTGTTTGACCTCCACTCATACGTAGTCCTTCCTCTCTAAAACCGGGCCGCCCGCGGACCGGGCTGAGTACGCCATCCTGGAGCTGTTGTACCGCGTCTCCCGAGGCGGACAGGAGCAGCAAAGGAGTCCTCCTCCGAGCACCAGGAGCGCGGCGGCGCCCCAGCCGACGTACAGCGCCGCCCCCAGCTCCCGCCGCTGGGCGTCGGTCAGCAGCGGGTTGTAGAAGTCCCTGATGATGGTGTGGGCCGACCAGGAAACGGGGATGAGCTGCATGGCGCCAGAAACGATGAATAGCACCCCAGATACGATGATCACCTTGGCCTTGGAGGCCTCGTCCTCGATGCAGTTGGTGCACTTTGCCCCGGCGATGGCCACCAGCACGGCCAGGATGGCCAGCAGGATGGAGATGACGGTGAGCGCGCGGGCCGCCTGGAGGTCCGGCGACAGCGCCAGCATGGAGTCGTACACCTTACACTGCATCTGGCCGGTGCTCTGCACCACGCAGCTCATCCACAGGCCCTCCCAGATGATCTGCGCCGTCACGATGTTGCTGCCGATGAACGCCGTCACTCGCCACATGGGCAGGGCGCACGCCACGATGGCGATGATCCATCCCAGGATGCACAGGGAGATGCCAATCAGCTCCAGTCCTATAGACATACTGGCTGCTGATGTCGCCCAGTTAGTGATGATCTGTTGCCTGGACTGGTAAAGTATCCGTTTTATACCAGTGGGTTGGAGCAGGGGAGGAGTCTGGGATGGAGGTGACATCActgggaggagaggaaggacCTGGGGACTCTCAGGACTCTCTGCTATCGGCTTACAGGGCCAGCACCACAAAGGGCCCGGCCACAAAGAGGCTCTTCACAGCCCAAAGGccgtacactgcaaaaacacaacgtcTCACCAACAGTTTTTGGCCTAgttttagttcaaatatcttcatacacttaaaataaaacaaagctgatTTAGAAGtggcttttcagcaaaataGGAGCTTTTTCTAAGCCAATAACtacttaatactgatgaaaaagttgtagttccactggcagattcttttacttaaaagtgaaataatctgccagtggaactagaactttctATTGATTTagaacaagctcctatgtcttccTGA harbors:
- the LOC103475125 gene encoding claudin-3-like: MSPPSQTPPLLQPTGIKRILYQSRQQIITNWATSAASMSIGLELIGISLCILGWIIAIVACALPMWRVTAFIGSNIVTAQIIWEGLWMSCVVQSTGQMQCKVYDSMLALSPDLQAARALTVISILLAILAVLVAIAGAKCTNCIEDEASKAKVIIVSGVLFIVSGAMQLIPVSWSAHTIIRDFYNPLLTDAQRRELGAALYVGWGAAALLVLGGGLLCCSCPPRETRYNSSRMAYSARSAGGPVLERKDYV